The proteins below come from a single Cytobacillus luteolus genomic window:
- the sppA gene encoding signal peptide peptidase SppA codes for MNGKRWAALGIAAGLFIFSIIINFATAVAFKDFGGWSENFLSATEDQFIENVLIEGSGTNKILVLNINGVIQDTGQTVPSIFDTAGYNHHSLLEMIKSATEDSTVKGIVVRVNSPGGGVVESAQIHDKLVEFKEKTNKPVYVSMGTMAASGGYYISAPADKIYAVPDTLTGSLGVIMQGINYGGLAEKYGVEFQTIKSGPYKDIMSPTREMTEEERKILQSLVDNAYSGFVDVISQGRNLSESQVKKIADGRIYDGRQAKELNLVDELGYFEDAVEAMKSDHNLGNIRVVEYESNYGFGSIFSMGAQRIFSDDFEMAGLMKILSQPNSPRLMYLYAE; via the coding sequence ATGAATGGCAAACGTTGGGCAGCTTTAGGGATTGCAGCGGGATTATTTATATTCTCAATCATAATTAATTTTGCTACTGCAGTTGCATTTAAGGATTTCGGAGGTTGGTCAGAAAATTTCCTTTCGGCAACTGAAGATCAATTTATTGAAAATGTTCTAATCGAAGGAAGCGGTACAAATAAAATATTAGTGTTAAATATTAATGGAGTTATTCAAGACACGGGTCAGACCGTCCCTTCGATATTTGATACAGCAGGATATAATCATCACTCTCTTTTAGAAATGATTAAGTCTGCAACTGAGGACTCTACTGTTAAAGGAATTGTGGTTCGTGTGAATTCACCCGGTGGAGGAGTTGTAGAAAGCGCACAAATTCATGATAAGCTTGTAGAATTCAAAGAAAAAACAAATAAGCCTGTTTATGTGTCCATGGGAACAATGGCTGCTTCAGGAGGATATTATATTTCTGCTCCTGCTGATAAAATTTATGCTGTTCCTGATACACTTACTGGTTCACTTGGAGTAATTATGCAAGGTATTAACTATGGTGGGCTAGCCGAAAAATACGGGGTAGAGTTCCAAACGATAAAGAGTGGTCCATATAAAGATATCATGTCACCAACCCGTGAAATGACCGAAGAAGAGCGCAAAATCTTGCAGTCATTGGTTGACAATGCGTATTCGGGGTTTGTTGACGTTATTTCACAAGGACGTAATCTATCTGAATCTCAGGTAAAGAAAATTGCTGACGGTCGTATTTATGATGGTAGACAGGCAAAAGAATTAAACCTAGTTGACGAGCTTGGTTATTTTGAAGATGCTGTTGAAGCCATGAAAAGCGACCATAATTTAGGAAATATAAGAGTAGTTGAATATGAAAGTAATTATGGCTTTGGTTCTATATTTTCTATGGGTGCACAAAGAATCTTTAGTGATGACTTTGAGATGGCAGGGTTAATGAAGATATTGTCACAGCCAAACTCACCACGTTTAATGTATTTATATGCTGAATAG
- a CDS encoding NAD kinase, with amino-acid sequence MPHRRNIYFFYKKEPEIMNEIKPLFEMAERYNFTIVNDHTTANIIVSIGGDGTFLQAVRQTNFRDDCLYAGISTSGSLSMYCDFHLRDIEKMIEAMNLEQIEVRRYPTIEVQVDNTASFYCLNECSIRSPIIKTFVIDVYIDDLHFETFRGDGMLVATPTGSTAYNKSVNGAVVDPLLPCLQISELASLNTSQYRTLGSSFILSGSRKLKLRVVQDGNDFPIIGMDNEAVSIRHVDQIDVRLSDKVIKMVKLKDNSFWEKVKRIFL; translated from the coding sequence ATGCCACATCGTCGAAATATTTATTTTTTCTATAAAAAAGAACCTGAAATAATGAATGAAATTAAACCACTATTCGAGATGGCCGAAAGATATAATTTTACCATCGTTAATGATCACACAACTGCAAATATTATAGTAAGTATTGGTGGAGACGGTACGTTTCTTCAAGCTGTTCGTCAAACAAATTTCCGAGATGACTGCTTATATGCAGGTATCTCTACATCTGGTTCATTAAGTATGTACTGTGACTTTCATCTCCGGGATATTGAAAAAATGATTGAAGCAATGAATCTCGAACAAATAGAAGTTAGGCGCTATCCAACAATTGAAGTTCAAGTCGATAATACAGCTTCATTTTATTGTTTAAACGAGTGTTCTATTCGTTCACCAATTATTAAAACCTTTGTGATTGATGTATATATTGATGACCTACATTTTGAAACCTTTAGGGGAGACGGAATGCTTGTTGCTACTCCAACTGGAAGTACTGCCTATAATAAATCAGTAAACGGAGCAGTAGTTGACCCTCTTTTACCATGTTTGCAAATTAGTGAATTGGCTTCTCTAAATACTAGCCAATACCGTACTTTAGGTTCCTCATTTATTCTTAGTGGTTCTAGAAAGTTAAAACTTCGCGTTGTCCAAGACGGAAATGACTTTCCAATCATCGGTATGGATAATGAAGCTGTAAGCATTCGCCATGTAGATCAAATTGATGTAAGACTTAGCGACAAGGTTATTAAGATGGTTAAGCTAAAAGATAATTCCTTCTGGGAAAAAGTGAAAAGAATCTTTCTATAA
- the mbcS gene encoding acyl-CoA synthetase MbcS — MKRENLIAPESYNLVNEVEKFTQNPEKIALKWEDESGKKRQITYAELISSANKVGNALLSQGLEKGDKVLVIIPRLIEAYIVYLGALKAGLIVIPSSEMLKEKDLQYRITHGEVKGVISYYPYVDQFENINEINSILRFVVGKEEKDWLFLDKLMEEERDTLQTADTKRDDMAFLSYTSGTTGNPKGVVHTHGWAFAHLQTAAANWLSCSEGDTVWATAGPGWQKWIWSPFVSTLCTGATGFVYNGKFDPEKYLQLLSDYSVNVLCCTPTEYRIMAKVENLHEYSLPALHSAVSAGEPLNREVIDTFKRIFNIEVRDGYGQTENTLLVGVLKGMAIKPGSMGKPTPGNRVEIIDEEGNPCKVGEVGDIAVHIETPALFKHYYKDPERTSKQFRGEYYLTGDKAKKDEDGYFWFEGRGDDIIISSGYTIGPFEVEDALVKHPFVKECAVVASPDEIRGNIVKAYIVLREGVDSSAPMDIIKTLQDHVKELTAPYKYPRKIEFIDELPKTTSGKIRRIELRQKELAKQA, encoded by the coding sequence GTGAAGAGAGAAAATCTAATAGCACCTGAAAGTTACAATTTAGTAAATGAGGTTGAAAAGTTTACTCAAAATCCTGAAAAGATTGCTCTTAAGTGGGAAGATGAAAGTGGAAAAAAGCGTCAAATTACATATGCTGAATTGATAAGTAGTGCAAATAAAGTTGGAAACGCTTTACTTTCACAAGGTTTAGAAAAGGGAGACAAGGTTCTTGTCATTATCCCAAGGCTGATAGAAGCCTATATTGTTTACTTAGGCGCATTAAAAGCAGGATTAATTGTAATTCCTAGCTCAGAAATGTTAAAAGAGAAGGATCTACAGTATCGTATTACTCATGGTGAGGTAAAAGGGGTAATAAGTTACTATCCATACGTTGATCAATTTGAAAATATTAATGAGATAAATAGTATTTTACGATTTGTAGTAGGCAAAGAGGAAAAAGATTGGTTGTTTCTAGACAAGTTGATGGAAGAGGAAAGAGACACATTGCAAACTGCAGATACAAAAAGGGATGATATGGCTTTCTTGTCTTATACTTCTGGTACTACAGGAAACCCAAAAGGTGTTGTCCATACACATGGGTGGGCCTTCGCTCACCTACAAACAGCTGCGGCTAACTGGTTAAGCTGTAGCGAAGGAGATACTGTTTGGGCGACTGCAGGGCCTGGTTGGCAAAAATGGATATGGAGTCCGTTTGTCTCTACGTTATGTACAGGTGCAACAGGTTTTGTTTATAATGGGAAATTTGACCCTGAAAAGTACCTACAGTTATTAAGTGATTACTCTGTAAATGTTCTTTGCTGCACTCCAACAGAATATAGAATTATGGCGAAGGTGGAAAACCTTCATGAGTACTCTTTACCAGCCCTTCATAGTGCTGTTTCAGCTGGTGAGCCTTTGAACAGAGAAGTAATTGATACATTTAAGCGTATCTTTAATATTGAGGTACGTGATGGGTACGGACAAACAGAAAATACGCTTCTTGTCGGAGTATTAAAAGGGATGGCAATTAAACCTGGTTCAATGGGTAAACCGACTCCAGGAAATCGTGTAGAAATTATCGATGAAGAAGGTAACCCATGTAAGGTTGGCGAGGTTGGAGATATTGCAGTTCATATAGAAACACCCGCCCTGTTTAAACACTATTATAAGGACCCAGAAAGAACTTCAAAGCAGTTCCGTGGTGAGTATTATTTAACAGGTGACAAGGCCAAAAAGGATGAAGATGGCTATTTTTGGTTTGAAGGTCGTGGAGATGATATTATAATAAGCTCTGGCTATACAATTGGCCCTTTTGAAGTAGAAGATGCACTGGTAAAGCATCCGTTTGTAAAAGAATGTGCTGTAGTAGCAAGTCCGGATGAAATTCGCGGAAATATTGTTAAAGCCTACATTGTCTTAAGAGAAGGTGTGGACAGTAGTGCACCGATGGATATAATCAAGACATTACAAGATCATGTTAAGGAGCTAACTGCGCCTTATAAATACCCTCGTAAGATAGAATTTATCGATGAGTTACCTAAAACAACATCTGGGAAAATTCGTAGAATCGAATTGAGACAAAAGGAATTGGCAAAGCAAGCTTAA
- a CDS encoding alpha/beta-type small acid-soluble spore protein has translation MANNNSSNQLLVAGAQQAIDQMKYEIAQEFGVNLGADTTSRANGSVGGEITKRLVSLAQSQMSGTRA, from the coding sequence ATGGCAAACAACAATAGCTCAAACCAATTATTAGTTGCTGGAGCTCAGCAAGCTATCGATCAAATGAAATATGAGATCGCTCAAGAATTCGGTGTGAATCTTGGTGCAGATACTACTTCACGTGCTAACGGTTCTGTTGGTGGTGAAATCACTAAACGTCTTGTATCTTTAGCTCAATCTCAAATGAGTGGTACTCGCGCGTAA
- the thiI gene encoding tRNA uracil 4-sulfurtransferase ThiI has product MKYDHILIRYGEISTKGRNRKKFIDQLSYNIKIKLADFPKLTIEKTRDRIYIKLNGEENIADITQLLKMVFGIHSFSIAMKIESELSSIKQAALAAIEDVGYRGKTFKVTAKRVFKQFPLDTNELNYAIGSHVLTNTEDLKVDVRNPDINLRVEVREEATYITCKDIYGAGGLPVGTSGKAMLMLSGGIDSPVAGYLAMKRGLHIEAVHFFSPPYTNERSKQKVIDLSRKLAQYGGNIRLYIVPFTDIQQTIQGQVPENYTLISTRRMMLKITDEIRNRNNGLAIATGESLGQVASQTLESMFAINQVTSTPIIRPLVSMDKTEIIEISRKINTHDISILPYEDCCTIFTPSAPKTKPKVEKVEHYESFVDFNQLIEKAIESVEIIDFKAGEDPIQTEFNDLF; this is encoded by the coding sequence ATGAAATACGATCATATATTAATTCGATATGGAGAAATTTCAACGAAAGGGAGAAACCGAAAGAAGTTTATAGACCAGTTGTCTTATAATATCAAAATTAAACTAGCGGATTTCCCTAAGTTGACAATTGAGAAGACAAGAGACCGGATTTATATAAAGCTTAATGGCGAGGAAAATATAGCAGACATTACACAGCTACTAAAAATGGTATTTGGGATACATTCTTTTAGTATTGCTATGAAGATTGAAAGTGAGTTGTCCTCAATTAAGCAGGCTGCTCTGGCAGCTATAGAGGATGTTGGTTACCGTGGTAAAACGTTTAAAGTGACTGCCAAAAGAGTATTTAAACAATTCCCATTAGACACCAATGAATTAAATTACGCGATTGGAAGTCACGTTCTTACAAACACTGAGGATTTAAAGGTAGATGTAAGAAATCCCGATATTAATTTACGTGTTGAGGTCCGTGAGGAAGCAACATATATCACTTGTAAGGATATTTATGGTGCGGGAGGTCTTCCTGTAGGTACTAGTGGAAAAGCAATGTTAATGTTATCAGGAGGGATTGATAGCCCTGTTGCAGGATACTTGGCAATGAAGCGTGGACTACATATAGAGGCAGTTCATTTCTTTAGTCCTCCCTATACAAATGAACGATCAAAACAAAAGGTGATTGATTTATCTAGAAAACTGGCTCAATATGGTGGGAATATTAGGCTATATATTGTACCGTTTACTGATATTCAGCAAACAATTCAGGGACAAGTACCAGAGAATTATACGCTTATTTCAACCAGAAGAATGATGCTAAAGATTACAGATGAAATAAGAAATAGAAACAATGGACTAGCTATTGCTACAGGAGAGAGTCTTGGGCAAGTTGCGAGCCAAACTCTTGAGAGCATGTTCGCCATTAATCAGGTAACATCAACACCGATTATCCGTCCATTAGTTTCAATGGATAAAACGGAAATCATTGAAATTTCACGAAAGATTAATACACATGATATATCCATTTTGCCATATGAAGACTGTTGTACTATTTTTACACCGAGCGCACCGAAAACTAAGCCAAAAGTAGAAAAGGTTGAGCATTATGAAAGCTTTGTTGATTTCAATCAATTAATTGAAAAAGCAATAGAGTCAGTTGAAATCATTGACTTTAAAGCGGGAGAAGATCCTATTCAGACTGAATTCAACGATTTATTCTAG
- a CDS encoding cysteine desulfurase family protein, whose protein sequence is MIYLDNSATTIPYDEVLDVFIKVSKDYFGNPSSIHRLGSTAERLLTQARENVANILGCKPSEIIFTSGGSEGNNLAIKGVALFNKRRGNHIITSSIEHPSVEEACKQLEQLGFEVTYVKPDENGIVHIEDIKTAIRNETILVSIMHVNNEVGSVQPITEIGKLLKDYPKILFHVDHVQGVGKVPLHFPSANIDLCTISGHKFHGIKGTGIVYIRSGVELTQLISGGAQENSYRSGTENTAGAVAISKALRMTFENIDNKISKMNIIKRAFIDKLSADLPLITINTPNERSAPHIINFSINGLKSEVFVHMLEEQGIYVSTTSACSSKKQAPSKTLLAMGKNEQSANSSIRISLTHFNRVEDVDIVIKAIRDSLTKLEKIMR, encoded by the coding sequence ATGATTTATTTAGACAACAGTGCAACCACCATACCTTATGATGAGGTGTTAGACGTATTTATAAAAGTGTCAAAGGATTACTTTGGTAACCCATCGTCTATTCATCGGTTAGGTAGTACAGCTGAAAGATTATTAACACAAGCGAGGGAGAATGTAGCAAATATTCTGGGATGTAAGCCTTCTGAAATCATATTTACTTCTGGAGGCTCAGAAGGAAACAATCTCGCTATAAAGGGAGTAGCCTTGTTTAATAAAAGACGTGGCAACCATATTATCACATCTTCCATTGAGCACCCTTCTGTAGAAGAGGCTTGTAAACAACTTGAGCAATTAGGGTTTGAAGTAACCTACGTTAAGCCAGATGAAAATGGTATAGTACATATAGAGGATATTAAAACTGCAATTCGCAATGAAACCATTCTTGTATCAATCATGCACGTAAATAATGAAGTTGGTTCTGTTCAACCGATAACAGAAATTGGCAAGTTACTTAAAGATTATCCTAAAATATTGTTTCATGTAGACCATGTTCAAGGTGTTGGTAAGGTGCCTTTACATTTTCCATCTGCAAATATTGATCTTTGCACTATTTCTGGACACAAATTTCACGGTATAAAGGGGACAGGAATCGTTTATATCCGATCCGGGGTTGAGTTAACACAACTCATTTCAGGTGGTGCTCAGGAAAATAGTTATAGATCGGGAACAGAAAATACTGCAGGAGCTGTAGCAATATCTAAGGCATTAAGAATGACGTTTGAAAATATTGATAATAAAATTTCAAAAATGAATATAATAAAGAGGGCGTTTATAGATAAACTCTCCGCGGATCTCCCTTTAATAACGATAAATACACCTAACGAGAGATCAGCACCGCATATTATTAATTTCTCAATAAATGGCTTAAAATCAGAGGTGTTTGTTCATATGTTAGAGGAACAAGGGATATATGTCTCAACTACGTCAGCCTGTTCTTCTAAAAAACAAGCACCTAGTAAAACACTTTTGGCTATGGGCAAAAATGAGCAATCAGCTAATAGCTCAATTAGAATCAGCTTGACCCACTTTAATAGGGTTGAGGATGTTGATATAGTTATAAAGGCTATTAGAGATTCTCTAACCAAACTTGAAAAGATAATGAGGTAG
- the brnQ gene encoding branched-chain amino acid transport system II carrier protein: MKDIVLKKREILTIGLMLFALFFGAGNMIFPPLLGQLAGSNVWIAILGFLLTGVGLPLLGIIAIAYSGGNLQLIANRVNPLFGFIFTLTLYMAIGPFFGIPRTATTAYEIGVVPFLAAELNGNISLMVYTMIFFLITYLLSLNPSKLVDRIGKYLTPVLLVVIAFLVGKALLSPMGSLQTPAESYVHSPFFTGFIEGYLTMDTIAALVFGIVIIHSVMEKGVTNRISLLKTCTIAGLIAASGLAIVYVSLAYLGATSVEAIGYAENGGIILSTSASYLLGSVGTSILSIAITFACLTTAVGLVSACAKYLTTLTNKISYKSFVALLTIFSLGVANIGLTQLIAFSVPILIIIYPLAIVLILLSFAHPLIGEKSMIYSLALLATGLISIFDGLNSAGIEFPLLLQFFKEFLPLYEQGIGWVVPAIIGAILGYILSMRK; encoded by the coding sequence ATGAAAGACATAGTACTGAAAAAACGAGAAATATTGACAATCGGTTTAATGCTCTTTGCCTTATTCTTTGGAGCAGGAAATATGATATTTCCACCTTTATTAGGTCAATTGGCAGGATCGAATGTGTGGATTGCCATCTTAGGATTTTTACTAACAGGAGTCGGGTTGCCTCTTTTAGGAATTATTGCGATAGCATATTCAGGTGGTAATCTTCAGTTAATTGCAAATAGGGTTAATCCATTATTCGGATTCATTTTTACGCTAACACTTTATATGGCAATAGGTCCATTTTTCGGAATTCCTCGTACAGCTACAACTGCTTACGAAATTGGGGTTGTTCCTTTTCTTGCAGCTGAGCTAAATGGCAATATTAGTTTAATGGTCTATACAATGATTTTCTTTCTAATAACCTACCTATTATCTCTAAACCCTTCTAAGCTAGTGGACAGAATTGGAAAGTACTTAACGCCAGTATTACTAGTTGTTATTGCTTTCTTAGTTGGGAAAGCCCTTCTTTCACCGATGGGTTCTCTGCAAACCCCTGCAGAAAGCTACGTACACTCTCCCTTCTTTACAGGGTTTATCGAGGGCTATCTGACAATGGATACGATTGCAGCATTAGTCTTTGGTATTGTGATTATTCATTCGGTAATGGAAAAAGGAGTCACCAATAGAATATCATTATTGAAAACATGTACAATTGCTGGTCTCATTGCAGCAAGTGGACTTGCTATCGTATATGTTTCGTTGGCCTATCTTGGGGCAACAAGTGTAGAGGCAATTGGCTATGCAGAGAACGGAGGTATTATACTATCCACGTCCGCAAGTTACTTATTAGGTTCAGTTGGGACTAGTATACTCAGTATCGCAATTACTTTTGCTTGTTTAACCACAGCTGTAGGATTAGTATCAGCATGTGCAAAATATTTAACAACACTTACAAACAAGATTTCGTACAAGTCATTTGTTGCACTTCTAACAATTTTTAGTTTAGGTGTAGCTAATATTGGACTAACGCAACTTATTGCATTTTCCGTGCCAATCTTGATCATTATCTATCCTTTAGCAATTGTACTCATCCTACTTTCTTTTGCACACCCACTTATCGGAGAGAAAAGTATGATATATTCCTTAGCACTCTTAGCCACAGGTCTTATTAGTATATTTGATGGTCTTAATAGTGCTGGAATTGAGTTTCCTTTACTCTTACAATTTTTCAAAGAATTTTTACCTTTATATGAGCAAGGTATCGGTTGGGTGGTTCCAGCAATTATTGGAGCAATACTCGGTTATATACTCTCTATGAGAAAATAA
- the ezrA gene encoding septation ring formation regulator EzrA → MEIIIGIIIVVALILILGIYFRKKIYKEVDRLEAWKIDVMNRPVTDEISKVKELNMTGQTEELFERWRRQWDEIVTLNLPNIEEYLFDAEELADKYRFSKSKAVLQKIENTLQQTEETIAKILEELKDLIGSEEKNRVEIGELKSTYRNVKKSLLAHHLSFGKAEVALEKKLEEVNEKFSTFEEATTQGNYLEAREIVLFIKDSLSIMKEYISEIPELLSEYQSYIPSQLDDLIDGYKEMQNNGFMLDHLQVENEVEFLRNKVVENLNRIEKLEIKEAKEAIIEIKDSLEGLYDLLEKEVTANHYVQQEVSKIEQVLHSLHEESKSSGDETELVQQSYRLTEEEIQTHKAIVKQIKQLLKQFLSIQSKLNEDHIAYSLIQDELEDVHAQIESVKEQHIKYCESLQTLRKDELYARDQLSEMRKALTESKRLLSKSNVPGLPQGYKELLIDAKESLEAVVIKLEEKPLNMKVVNQTLKEAQDIVANTTTMTEDLIEQVYLVEQVIQYGNRYRSSYRSISEALLEAEKSFRNYEYETALEQAASAIEEIEPGALKRIQSILDDRELIQHI, encoded by the coding sequence ATGGAAATCATAATAGGCATTATAATTGTTGTTGCACTTATTTTAATTTTAGGAATTTATTTTAGGAAAAAAATTTATAAAGAAGTTGATCGTTTAGAAGCGTGGAAGATAGATGTAATGAATCGTCCTGTCACAGACGAGATATCAAAAGTAAAAGAACTAAATATGACAGGTCAAACAGAAGAGCTCTTTGAAAGATGGAGAAGACAGTGGGATGAAATTGTTACGTTGAATCTGCCCAATATTGAAGAGTACCTATTTGATGCCGAAGAATTAGCTGATAAATATCGCTTTAGTAAGTCCAAAGCAGTTCTTCAAAAAATTGAAAATACCTTACAGCAAACAGAAGAAACTATCGCTAAAATTCTTGAAGAACTTAAAGACCTAATAGGTAGTGAAGAAAAAAATAGAGTGGAAATTGGAGAGTTAAAGTCTACTTACCGAAATGTTAAAAAGTCCTTGCTTGCTCATCATCTCTCCTTTGGAAAGGCAGAGGTAGCTTTAGAAAAGAAATTAGAAGAAGTTAATGAAAAGTTTTCAACCTTCGAGGAAGCAACCACTCAGGGTAATTACTTAGAAGCTAGAGAAATTGTACTTTTCATTAAAGATAGTCTCTCGATCATGAAGGAATACATTTCGGAAATACCAGAATTATTATCTGAATATCAATCTTATATCCCATCTCAATTAGATGATTTGATTGATGGATACAAAGAAATGCAAAATAATGGCTTTATGCTGGATCATCTCCAAGTTGAAAATGAAGTTGAGTTTTTACGAAATAAAGTAGTGGAAAATCTCAACCGTATTGAAAAACTAGAGATTAAAGAAGCAAAAGAAGCGATTATTGAAATAAAAGATTCACTTGAAGGTCTATATGACCTATTAGAAAAAGAGGTCACTGCGAATCATTATGTTCAACAGGAAGTAAGTAAAATAGAACAAGTACTTCATTCTTTACATGAGGAAAGTAAATCTTCAGGGGATGAAACCGAACTTGTACAACAGAGTTACAGACTGACTGAGGAAGAGATACAAACACATAAAGCGATTGTAAAGCAGATAAAACAGCTTTTAAAACAATTTTTATCAATCCAATCGAAATTAAATGAGGATCATATTGCTTATTCGTTAATTCAAGATGAACTTGAGGATGTTCATGCTCAAATTGAATCAGTGAAGGAGCAGCATATTAAATATTGTGAGTCATTACAAACACTACGAAAAGATGAATTATATGCTCGTGATCAGCTGAGTGAAATGAGAAAAGCATTAACAGAATCAAAACGATTATTATCGAAGAGTAATGTGCCAGGTTTACCCCAAGGTTATAAAGAGCTTCTTATTGATGCAAAGGAGAGCTTAGAGGCAGTTGTTATAAAGCTTGAAGAAAAACCTTTAAATATGAAAGTAGTTAACCAAACTCTAAAAGAGGCTCAGGACATTGTAGCAAATACTACGACTATGACAGAGGATTTAATTGAACAGGTTTATCTGGTGGAACAGGTCATTCAATATGGAAACCGCTATAGAAGTAGCTATCGTTCAATCTCTGAAGCTTTGCTAGAAGCAGAAAAGTCTTTCCGCAACTATGAATATGAAACAGCCTTAGAGCAGGCTGCTAGTGCAATAGAAGAGATTGAGCCAGGTGCACTTAAAAGAATCCAAAGCATTTTAGATGATAGAGAACTAATACAACATATCTAA
- the refZ gene encoding forespore capture DNA-binding protein RefZ codes for MLKTETKKKVIDAAVYYFNTKGFDGTSVREIANKANVNVANISYYFENKNGLLEYLISNFFEGYLKVIESRFDELDKRSAKECLLLVVKDILLYQKSNRHLTRFVLRELTLDTLLIREIMTTYLAKERYYLKTIFEIGMKQKEFKKLAIPFIIIQLKGMLSMPYLHPQYLAEVLHVMPNEEYFTEQYYKEIERWVNAAVSEPFEKTVKTNNQIALSI; via the coding sequence ATGTTGAAAACAGAAACAAAGAAGAAGGTAATTGATGCGGCAGTTTATTATTTCAATACCAAGGGGTTTGATGGCACTTCGGTTAGAGAAATAGCGAATAAGGCGAACGTTAATGTAGCCAACATATCCTATTACTTCGAAAATAAGAATGGTTTGCTTGAGTATTTGATATCAAATTTCTTTGAAGGATACCTTAAAGTGATCGAATCTAGGTTTGATGAGTTAGATAAAAGATCTGCTAAAGAGTGCTTACTACTCGTTGTAAAAGATATACTACTCTATCAAAAAAGCAATAGACACCTTACTCGATTTGTCTTACGAGAGTTAACATTAGATACACTATTAATTAGAGAAATAATGACTACCTATCTGGCGAAGGAAAGATATTATTTAAAAACGATTTTTGAGATTGGTATGAAACAAAAAGAATTTAAGAAACTGGCTATCCCTTTTATTATTATCCAATTAAAAGGTATGCTAAGTATGCCGTACCTCCATCCTCAATACTTGGCAGAGGTACTTCATGTAATGCCGAATGAAGAATATTTTACAGAGCAGTACTATAAGGAAATTGAGCGTTGGGTTAATGCTGCTGTCTCAGAGCCCTTTGAAAAAACAGTAAAAACAAATAATCAAATCGCGCTTTCTATATAA
- a CDS encoding GAF domain-containing protein, which translates to MFNVEMYKGTKEENYQFVIKQLTALIEDETNTIANLANASALLNQFLENINWVGFYITEGEQLVLGPFQGLPACVRIPFGKGVCGTSAQNKETLRVADVHLFPGHIACDAASASEIVVPMIKNDKVIGVLDIDSPIKDRFDEIDQEFLEKFVEVLVSYIKEV; encoded by the coding sequence ATGTTTAACGTCGAAATGTATAAAGGAACTAAGGAAGAAAATTATCAGTTTGTCATAAAACAATTAACTGCTTTAATTGAGGATGAAACAAATACCATTGCAAATCTAGCTAACGCTTCAGCTCTATTGAATCAGTTTCTTGAAAATATAAATTGGGTTGGCTTTTACATTACTGAAGGTGAACAGCTTGTACTCGGCCCGTTCCAAGGACTTCCTGCTTGTGTTCGAATTCCGTTTGGAAAAGGAGTTTGCGGTACCTCTGCCCAAAACAAAGAAACTTTAAGAGTAGCCGATGTTCATTTATTCCCCGGCCACATTGCTTGTGATGCTGCATCTGCCTCTGAAATTGTTGTTCCTATGATAAAAAATGACAAAGTAATAGGCGTGCTTGATATTGATAGCCCAATAAAAGATCGATTTGATGAAATTGACCAAGAATTCTTAGAGAAATTTGTGGAAGTTTTAGTAAGTTATATAAAGGAAGTTTAA